Genomic window (Williamwhitmania sp.):
TCTCACAGGACCTGTTAAATTTGTATTTGAAGGAAAGTTAGATATTGTGTAGCCTTTCCAACACAACAAAGTTGCAATGAAGAAAATAAACTACGACGAAACTCCTGATTCTTTAGAAGTAACTCTCGACAAAGAGAAGAGTCGATTTGAGTTTTATGGCAAGTCGCTACCCGAAAACTCAAACGAGTTTTTCAATCCCATACTAGAGTGGTTTAAGGAATATATACAGGAGCCAAATAAGGAGACCGTTGTGACCTTTAAGCTCGATTACTTCAACACCTCCTCGTCGAAGAAGCTACTAGAGTTGTTTTTCCTCCTTCAGGAGCTACACCGGCAGAAGCGAAGCGTGATTATAAACTGGTATTACCAAAAGGAGGATGACGATATGAAGGAATCGGGCGAGGCATTTGCCGAAATGGTAGTGATTCCCTTTAAAATAATGTCGTATTAGCCAAATCTCATATAGAGACAAACCAACAGTTATCGATACAAAAAAGCGGGAGTTAGTAAGACTCCCGCTTTTTTTGTTTCAATTAAGTCTATTTGCTGAGTACCACAACATCTACCCGTCTATTCAATCTACGGTTGGCTTCTGAATCGTTTGGCGCAACAGGCATTGTGTTACCCATATTTCGAGTCTCAAACTTGGAGTAACCATTCTCAACCAAGAAGCGAGCAACGCTCTTTGCACGTTCATCACCTATACTTGGCATGTCAAGGGCTTCCAAGTCATCGCAATGGCCTTGTATTTGGAGTTTAATGTTCGGATTATCCTTCAATATACCTACCAAACGAGTGAGATCGGCCAAGGCCTCTGGCGATAGCTCTGCCTTGCGTGAATCAAACACGAGGTTCTTAAGGTCTAGCGATGCACCAACCGTGATGGAGGTAAGCGCAATATCCTTGTTCACATCCTGGAAGGTTGTGATTTGCTCTAGATCCAGATTCTCTGAGTAATACCAGTATCCATCAGCAACCACTTCAATGGTGTAATTATCGCCGGCAGCAAACGATACGTTATACTCGCCAGTGTTCTGGTTAGAGGTTATAGATGCAATTATCTGATTATTCTTCTTGTTGATAATGTTAATCTTGGCAAGAACTGGGCGCAGCGTAGTGGCATCCTTAATCATGCCTCGAAGATTAGTTCTACGCACCTCCATTACACCTTCCGAACCAAGGCCACCACCCGACTGGGAGAAATTGATCGTACGTATTTTTTCATCAAACACAAAATTCACCTCAAACTGCTTGTAGCCATTAAATTGTACAAGAAAGTTGTTCTGACGAAGATCAAAATTTTCATAGAGAACATTGGATACCGATACATTATACTTATCAGTTACTGGGGCATAGATGGTAAACTTACCATCGCCATCGGTTAATGTGGAATACATTCGCCCCTTGGAGTCGGTTGCAGTAATCCGAATATTGGCCAAATCCACCTTACCCAAGGCAGATATTCTGCTTCGATTCAAAATAATTTTTCCAAATACCTTATTTTTCTCAACATAGGGGAGGTAGAAGGTATTATTTTTATCAATCACATAGGTAAGATTTTCCGCCGCTTTTGTAAAGTTACCCGACTCTGCACCCACTGTGTTGTAATTAAAAGCATAAACACCTTGGGGAATATTGTTATAGTAAACCGAACCAGTTTGATCCGAAAGCAACTCCTGAGAAGTAAATACCTGAGAAGCGTAAACGCTCTTCGAATCCTCTTTACGTTCAACATTAGCAAGCACATTCGGTATCCCTGGTTCGTTATCATCCTTAACACCGTTTCCGTTAAGA
Coding sequences:
- a CDS encoding DUF1987 domain-containing protein, producing MKKINYDETPDSLEVTLDKEKSRFEFYGKSLPENSNEFFNPILEWFKEYIQEPNKETVVTFKLDYFNTSSSKKLLELFFLLQELHRQKRSVIINWYYQKEDDDMKESGEAFAEMVVIPFKIMSY
- a CDS encoding OmpA family protein gives rise to the protein GDDYFAARVYKFQGGIRLRSEGSSITLNPSITLGLVDIYHFSKVLYGITRSDVRSKKPFPYQSFSLNLRARIWGFSAMYNNGPRALYEQYNYFYGSKQSKALRFMPYFDGFIYKKELELSIRASYTNDLVSNNRYTTLTSQVYYYFPRDWRAYFLNVYSMQTKVASGGSTDATSAGATSKYSTVYFEIGIRKEFAIPQPRLKFYDIKLVFFKDLNGNGVKDDNEPGIPNVLANVERKEDSKSVYASQVFTSQELLSDQTGSVYYNNIPQGVYAFNYNTVGAESGNFTKAAENLTYVIDKNNTFYLPYVEKNKVFGKIILNRSRISALGKVDLANIRITATDSKGRMYSTLTDGDGKFTIYAPVTDKYNVSVSNVLYENFDLRQNNFLVQFNGYKQFEVNFVFDEKIRTINFSQSGGGLGSEGVMEVRRTNLRGMIKDATTLRPVLAKINIINKKNNQIIASITSNQNTGEYNVSFAAGDNYTIEVVADGYWYYSENLDLEQITTFQDVNKDIALTSITVGASLDLKNLVFDSRKAELSPEALADLTRLVGILKDNPNIKLQIQGHCDDLEALDMPSIGDERAKSVARFLVENGYSKFETRNMGNTMPVAPNDSEANRRLNRRVDVVVLSK